Proteins encoded together in one Lathyrus oleraceus cultivar Zhongwan6 chromosome 5, CAAS_Psat_ZW6_1.0, whole genome shotgun sequence window:
- the LOC127085729 gene encoding uncharacterized protein LOC127085729 produces the protein MDLSRLMVYYLDSLSGDWSKYPSMKKTVDAAILKFRSKKNYRNRKDITWIRVQCPQQNNSVDCGFFVLRFMRDIIALNRIDIPKMYFEEYKSYSRAHLDEMKDELCQFIVDQRII, from the exons atggatctttcgagactaatggtgtattatctcgattcgttatcgggtgattggagtaaatatccgagtatgaagaagacggttgacgc ggcaatactaaaatttagatcgaaaaagaattaccgtaataggaaggacattacctggatcagagttcag tgtcctcagcaaaacaattcggtcgattgcggattttttgtattgagatttatgagagatatcattgcgttgaatcgtatagacatcccaaaaatg tactttgaggaatacaaatcttactcaagagctcatttggatgaaatgaaggatgaattgtgtcaattcattgttgatcaaagaatcatatag